The sequence CTTCTCGGCGCCGCGGATCGCGCAGATGTTCGGCCAGGGCAGCCATATCGACGTGCTCTGCGAGGCGCTCGCCGAGCAGCTCGGCGGTGGCTGGCGCGTGACGATCGGGGAGCCCGGCGGCGGCCGCCCGGCCGGCGGCTCCCGTGGCGGGCCGAACCGACCGCCGGTCGCACCATCCGGCGGTGGCTTCCCGTCGGCGTCCGGGGGCCGGCCCAACCCGACCCCGCCGCCGAACTCCACCCCCCGACCGCCGGCCGGATTCACTCCAGCCACGCCCGGCGGCGGTCTTGCCTCCCAGACCTCAGGCGGCTTCGACACGGCCGCCTCGCTGGGCGGCGGTGCGCCGTCGGGGCTGGGCACCGGTGGGGCGGCGGCGCTGGGCGGGTACGGCAGCGGCGGGGGCCCGGGCGGCGGTCCGGTCTCGTCGGCTTCCGGCCCCGCCGTCGCCACCGCTGTCCGGGGGCCGCTCGGTCCAGGCCTGGACGCGTCCGCCGGCAGCCCGCACCAGGCCCAGGTCGCGCCTGGTGCTGGCCACCCGGGGATCGGGACGTCCGCCTATGCCCACCAGGCCGGCGCCAGCCTGGCGGGCGCGCCCTCCGGCGGCGGCATCGTCCCGCTCGGCGGCCACCTGGGCGGCGCAGCACCGGCCGCCGCCGACCTGGCCACCGCGGGGGTCGCCGCGCCGAGCACAGCCGACGAGCCCTCCCTGGACGACGACGACGCTCCCGCCCACGCGGGCTCGACGCTCTCGGGTGAGGCCGCCGCCATGGAGCTCCTGCGGGTCGGGCTAGGCGCCACCGTCATGGAGCAGCGCGGCGCCAGCTGAACGTGTCGTACCCGGGACGTAGGCTCATGGTCATGTCGAGCCCAGGCGAGCCGTTCGGAAACACGTGGCCTGCTGGAAATTCGGGCCCTGCTGGAAATCCAGGGCCGGCCGGCGGGCTGGGCGACGGGATCGGCGGCTTCGGTGCGATCTTCGAGCAGGCGCAGAAGATGCAGGCCGCGATGGTCGCCGCGCAGCGCGAGCTGGCCGAGGCCCGGGTCGACGGCAGCGCCGGCGGCGGCCTCGTGACGGCGACGGTCAACGGCGGCGGCGAGCTGGTCGCGTTGACGATCAGTCCGAAGGCGGTAGACCCCGAGGACACCGAGACGCTGGCCGACCTGGTGCTGGCCGCCGTCCGGGACGCGACGACGAACGCCCACAAGCTGGCCGAGGAGAAGATGGCCGGCGTGACCGGCGGCCTCGGCGGCATGCTCGGCGGGGGGCTGCCGGGCCTGCCCGGTGGGATCCCCGGGCTCGGCGGCTGAGTGACGACCAGGCGTTGGACGACGGCGCCGACGGCGCGGGAACGGTAAGGCACACGTGTACGAAGGCGTCGTCCAGGACCTGATCGACGAGCTCGGGGCGCTGCCCGGGATCGGCCCGAAGAGCGCGCAGCGCATCGCGTTCCACATCCTCGCGGCGGATC is a genomic window of Pseudofrankia inefficax containing:
- a CDS encoding YbaB/EbfC family nucleoid-associated protein, giving the protein MVMSSPGEPFGNTWPAGNSGPAGNPGPAGGLGDGIGGFGAIFEQAQKMQAAMVAAQRELAEARVDGSAGGGLVTATVNGGGELVALTISPKAVDPEDTETLADLVLAAVRDATTNAHKLAEEKMAGVTGGLGGMLGGGLPGLPGGIPGLGG